AAGAAAAGGAAAATAGAACGTGACCCCCAGCTGAAAGTAAAAATGGATAAGGAATGTGAAAATGATGATTAAAACTGATAAATCCCACCTTAAGGTGCTCCTGGTGGGATATAACGGTGCCAACAACACCGGATCCGAAGCCAGACTAATGGCCATAATAGAAGATGTAAGGCGTGTAATTGGATCTAACACCGAGATCACAGTTCCCACCTTAAATGAGGAGAATCTGCGCCGTTATCTGAAAGAAGATGAACATCTACATATTGCTCCCATTCCCTCTATTTTCTTTTTCGCCGTGGATAGGCTGGTTCGAGAACACGACCTAGTGTTACTGGTGGAAGGAAGCTGTTACATGGACACCTGGACGTCTGCACTTTTGTGGGCATTTTTGTGGGCCACTCATAGTGCTCACCGGCAAAAAAAGCCATGTGTGGCTTATGCAGTGGATGCAGGGGATTTGTCCAGATTCAACAGATGGTTAGTTGGAAGAGAAGCCAGTAAAACCGACCTGATCATCACCAGAACCAAATACGCTGCTGAGAGACTGGAAAAAATTGGAGTGACTGCTCCTATCACCTCGACTGCAGACTGTGCATTCACATTCCAGGAAGATCCTAATGATCATGATTTTCTTGAGAAAATATGGCCAGAAACTGCAGAGGATAAGGACCCTGCAGAGGATAAGGACCCTGCAGAGGATAAGGACCCTGCAGATAGTATGATTGGCCTGGCTGTGGTGGATTTTTCCCTATGGCCAGTGGTCATCCGACCCTGGGGACGAGAAGAAGACCTTTACAAGTGGCCTTATTATTTTTCCCGTTCAAAAGAAAGGAAAAAAATACATAAACAGCTGGTTGAAGGTTGGTCCAGGGAAGCCGACCGGATAATAGAAAAACACGGTAAAAAGGTTGCACTTATCTGTATGGAGGAACTGGACCAGCCCCTGGCTGAAGACATCCATCGTAAGATGATAAATAAGAGCAAATGTAAGATAATATCTTCTAAAAAGTATAACGCCTCCCAGATGACTTCAATGCTTTGTAAACTGGACTTGCTGGTCACTTCCCGCTACCATGCATCAGTGTTATCCCTTCGTTCATGTGTGCCTCAGATAGCAGTGGCCCATGATCCTCGTCTCACCTCACTCTACCAGGATTTCCACTTGTATCCAGACTACTTTATCTGCCACGATGCCCCTCATTTATGGCAAGATCTCACCAGGAAAGTGGATTTGCTTTTAGGAGATCCTGATTTACAAAGACCTCATCTGGAGAAAGGATTGCAGGAGCAGCTAAGTCTATCTGGAAAGAACCCAATCCTACTTCAGGAGTTCCTAAATAAAAAAAATGCTAAAAATCTAACATTGCCTGGAAGTTGCCTGGAAGTTTTAAATGAATCAAATTTGAATGACTGGACAAGTTAAAGGTTAAACCAATGACTGTAAAAATTGATTGAATGAATTCAAGATATAGAAATATTAATCAAATAAAGGGGAGGGGTAAAAAATGAAAAATAAAGTTCTAATCACCGGGGCAAATGGTTTTTTAGGAACCCAAATCATCCGTCAACTAATTTTTAACCCTCAAATAGAAATTATAGCCATGGTAAGAGCTAAAAATCAGGAAAATGCGATTAAACGCTTGAAAAGGGCCTGGTGGGATTGGCCAGAATTAACTGAAGCACTCCAAACCAGGATAAAAGTTTTACCCGGCGATATAACCCATAAAAATCTAAACTTATCTGATAATGATTATCAGTTCATGGTATCCAGCCTTACTCATATCATACACACTGTAGCCGACCTTCGTCTTCATGCACCTATGGAAGAACTCCGCCAAACTAACCTTCAGGGAACAAGTAACCTCATAAACTTAGCACAACAAGCAGTTCAAAAAGGAATATTTGAACGTTTTTCCCATGTATCCACAGCTTATGTGGCTGGAAAAAGGCAAGGAACCATACTTGAAGATGAATTGAATCATTGGCATGATAAAACTGATTTGAATGCATATAATTCTGATACACCTAATTATGACCGGCCAACATTCTGGAGTAACTACGAAGAAAGTAAATATGAAGCTGAAAAAGCAGTCCGTGAATCTGATCTACCTTACTCCATCTTCAGACCAGGAATGGTGGTTGGTAAT
This is a stretch of genomic DNA from Methanobacterium petrolearium. It encodes these proteins:
- a CDS encoding polysaccharide pyruvyl transferase family protein, with protein sequence MIKTDKSHLKVLLVGYNGANNTGSEARLMAIIEDVRRVIGSNTEITVPTLNEENLRRYLKEDEHLHIAPIPSIFFFAVDRLVREHDLVLLVEGSCYMDTWTSALLWAFLWATHSAHRQKKPCVAYAVDAGDLSRFNRWLVGREASKTDLIITRTKYAAERLEKIGVTAPITSTADCAFTFQEDPNDHDFLEKIWPETAEDKDPAEDKDPAEDKDPADSMIGLAVVDFSLWPVVIRPWGREEDLYKWPYYFSRSKERKKIHKQLVEGWSREADRIIEKHGKKVALICMEELDQPLAEDIHRKMINKSKCKIISSKKYNASQMTSMLCKLDLLVTSRYHASVLSLRSCVPQIAVAHDPRLTSLYQDFHLYPDYFICHDAPHLWQDLTRKVDLLLGDPDLQRPHLEKGLQEQLSLSGKNPILLQEFLNKKNAKNLTLPGSCLEVLNESNLNDWTS